In Vicinamibacteria bacterium, a genomic segment contains:
- a CDS encoding twin-arginine translocation signal domain-containing protein has protein sequence MLDDTTRRDFLKAAAFALAGIAGASGLAGISYAQENQEKKKKDEDEKEEPNYEDLLNSKPPEDEETRACPQCGALMYRQGRTWTCENCGYSYVE, from the coding sequence ATGTTGGATGACACGACCCGTCGAGATTTTCTGAAGGCCGCGGCGTTCGCCCTCGCCGGTATAGCGGGAGCTTCCGGTCTAGCGGGAATCTCCTATGCCCAGGAGAACCAGGAAAAGAAGAAGAAGGACGAGGACGAGAAGGAAGAGCCCAACTACGAAGATCTTCTCAACAGCAAACCTCCGGAAGACGAGGAAACGCGCGCCTGCCCGCAATGCGGTGCTTTGATGTACCGCCAGGGCCGCACGTGGACGTGCGAGAACTGCGGCTACAGCTACGTAGAGTGA